A genomic window from Planctomycetota bacterium includes:
- a CDS encoding glycosyltransferase family 4 protein: MTTDCVGGVWTYAMTLCRGLVERGVEVTLAASGGPLDEDKRRDFPAGVTLHHRPLKCEWMQPPLANLAKAGQWLDELVAEVRPDVIHLNDYAHGGRDFGGRSRVVVAHSDVYSWHAAVLRRAPDASWRGYRDVVEAGLAGADAVVAPTRAVLDGMRAWIGDRSAAGAAASGRVIANAVDGIGEPAGKREPFVLSAGRVWDEAKNVKLLAEAAGGLSMRVKIAGDARHPDGGEASFDGVELLGPLPHAELLALMRRASIYALPAKYEPFGLSAVEAALSGCALVLGDIPSLREVWGDVATFVSPNDADQLRLTLRRLVDDEAALRRLATLARDRAKTFTVERQASAYAGLYRELVGVKRKDAKRQSQSKE, translated from the coding sequence ATGACGACCGACTGCGTGGGCGGCGTTTGGACATACGCGATGACCCTGTGCCGCGGATTGGTCGAGCGTGGCGTCGAGGTCACGCTGGCGGCGTCGGGTGGGCCGCTCGATGAGGACAAGCGGCGTGACTTTCCGGCGGGCGTGACGCTGCATCATCGTCCGCTGAAGTGCGAGTGGATGCAGCCGCCGCTTGCGAACCTTGCGAAGGCGGGGCAGTGGTTGGACGAGCTCGTCGCGGAGGTGCGGCCGGACGTGATTCACCTCAACGACTACGCCCACGGTGGCCGCGACTTCGGCGGTCGGTCGCGAGTGGTGGTGGCGCATTCGGACGTCTACTCGTGGCACGCTGCCGTGTTGAGGCGAGCGCCGGACGCGTCGTGGCGCGGTTATCGCGATGTGGTCGAGGCTGGGCTCGCGGGGGCGGACGCGGTGGTGGCGCCGACGCGGGCGGTGCTGGACGGGATGAGGGCGTGGATCGGCGATCGATCCGCGGCTGGCGCCGCGGCGTCAGGGCGGGTGATTGCCAACGCGGTCGATGGGATCGGGGAGCCTGCTGGGAAGAGGGAGCCGTTCGTGCTGTCGGCGGGTCGTGTGTGGGATGAGGCGAAGAACGTGAAGCTGCTGGCCGAGGCGGCGGGTGGGTTGTCGATGCGCGTGAAGATCGCGGGCGACGCGCGTCATCCCGACGGCGGTGAGGCGTCGTTCGACGGCGTCGAGCTGCTCGGGCCGCTGCCGCATGCGGAACTGCTCGCACTGATGCGGCGCGCGTCGATCTACGCGTTACCCGCGAAATACGAACCCTTCGGACTCTCAGCGGTCGAGGCGGCGCTGTCGGGTTGTGCGCTGGTGCTGGGCGACATCCCGAGCCTCCGCGAAGTCTGGGGCGACGTGGCGACCTTCGTTTCTCCGAACGATGCCGATCAACTGCGTTTGACGCTCCGCCGCCTCGTCGACGACGAGGCAGCGCTTCGACGCCTCGCCACTCTTGCGCGCGACCGGGCGAAGACCTTCACCGTCGAACGCCAGGCTTCGGCGTACGCCGGTCTGTACCGCGAACTCGTCGGAGTGAAACGCAAAGACGCGAAGAGGCAAAGTCAGAGCAAAGAATGA
- a CDS encoding zinc-binding dehydrogenase, whose translation MPRMRAAQLVEPRRMDVVDVDVPEPADGEVRVRVEGCGVCASNIPSFEGREWFEYPMAPGDLGHEAWGVVDAVGRGVSDVAEGDRVAMLSYKAYAEYDTAAAGNVTKLPSELAGVPFPAEPLACAINVFKRSAIRPSESVIIVGVGFLGALVTHLATAAGATVVATTRRPEALTFAAAAGAVTEPMDDHWRVIEAVKGHVGEAGANVVIECVGKQWPLDLASELVREHGRLVIAGYHQDGLRQVNLQQWNWKGLDVINAHERVPQTYVDGMTEAVRKVAAGELDHRPLMTHDVPLERLGEALQMTIDRPAGFMKAWVQM comes from the coding sequence ATGCCCCGAATGCGTGCCGCCCAACTCGTCGAGCCGCGTCGGATGGACGTTGTCGATGTCGACGTTCCCGAACCCGCCGACGGCGAGGTGCGGGTCCGCGTGGAAGGGTGCGGCGTCTGCGCTAGCAACATCCCGTCGTTCGAGGGTCGCGAGTGGTTCGAGTACCCGATGGCCCCCGGCGATCTCGGCCACGAGGCCTGGGGCGTCGTCGACGCGGTCGGCCGTGGTGTGAGCGACGTGGCGGAGGGCGATCGCGTGGCGATGCTGAGCTACAAGGCCTACGCCGAATACGACACGGCCGCGGCGGGCAACGTGACGAAGCTGCCGAGCGAGCTGGCGGGCGTGCCGTTCCCGGCCGAGCCGCTGGCGTGTGCGATCAACGTCTTCAAGCGCAGTGCGATCCGGCCCAGTGAAAGCGTGATCATCGTCGGGGTCGGGTTTCTGGGTGCGCTCGTCACACACCTCGCCACCGCGGCCGGGGCGACGGTGGTCGCCACGACACGTCGACCCGAAGCCCTCACCTTCGCCGCCGCCGCCGGTGCCGTGACGGAACCGATGGACGACCACTGGCGAGTCATCGAGGCCGTCAAGGGTCATGTCGGCGAGGCGGGGGCGAACGTGGTCATCGAGTGCGTCGGCAAGCAGTGGCCGCTGGATCTGGCCAGCGAACTCGTCCGCGAACACGGCCGCCTCGTCATCGCCGGCTACCACCAGGACGGCCTGCGTCAGGTCAACCTGCAGCAGTGGAACTGGAAGGGCCTGGACGTCATCAACGCCCACGAACGCGTGCCGCAAACCTACGTCGACGGCATGACCGAGGCGGTCCGCAAGGTGGCCGCGGGAGAGCTCGACCATCGCCCGCTGATGACGCACGACGTACCGCTCGAGCGGCTGGGCGAAGCACTGCAGATGACGATCGATCGCCCCGCCGGCTTCATGAAGGCGTGGGTGCAGATGTGA